In the Victivallis sp. Marseille-Q1083 genome, one interval contains:
- a CDS encoding efflux RND transporter permease subunit has product MFSRIFIERPRFAVVISVVMVLAGIICLYKLPIAEYPEIAPPTLFVSASYVGASAEVIAETVAMPIEDEINGVDDLLYFSSTCDNSGSYSCSVTFKSGTDTDIAMVNLQNAVKRAEAKLPSEVTKTGINVMKRGGDILAMFAFLTDGTSMNLMELNNYVESNIKDAVSRIEGVSSASVMSTQEYSMRIWLEPLRMSGLGISTSDIAQAVESQNIQAAAGSIGTEDSNHFVNYKLNVQGRLKTADEFENIILRHDDDGSIVRLRDVAKVEIGASSYSGKSMFNGKQVVGLGVYRTPEANALATVERVKAELNNWAKRFPAGVSYQIAYDPTEFITVSLQEIVTTLVVALGLVVLITWLFLQDWRATLIPSIAIPVALIGTFPFMYALDYSINVLTMFGLILVIGSLCDDAIVVVENCQALMEREKLSPKEAAIKCMEQITGAIIATTLVTVACYVPLAFYGGMVGAIYMQFAVTMCIALCLSTVVAMTLSPALCAIMLRKPDGHVPIIFRPFNRVLDGSRSVYSFFVGFLVRRALLTIVSFAGVVMVIWFLFNNIDSSFLPNEDKGVIMCNIELPNGASLARTEAVLDEFSDCIKDIKGIKSVMMVSGMSMMSGDGENVAMCILQLDNWDLRRTPETQLDAIVANVQAETRRIADASIICFTPPAIMGLGVTGGATFNLCAIGDVSADALSVTAKEVVRELSAQPETLYAMTAYNADTPQLYLDIDREKAETLGVEASSIFSTLQSKLASLYINDFTMMSRNYKVKMQSTAEYRKTLDDIREIQVRNDEGEMVPLSSLGTLRYMVGPRQITRFNKMSSAELNTQAMPGVSSQKLFELVENTELPDNYMVEWTGMSYQEKQNQGQIVYLMMLALTFAYLFLVAQYESWTIPVPVMLAVGFAVLGALLGLLLTGETMSIYAQLGMVMLIGLAAKNAILMVEFSKQEREAGKSVFEAAMRGANLRYRAVLMTAWSFLFGVFPLVIATGAGSGSRRAIGITTFSGMALATLIGIIFTPALYAAFQRSREWLKLKLGWQAKR; this is encoded by the coding sequence GATTGCGGAATATCCGGAGATTGCGCCGCCGACGTTGTTCGTATCGGCCAGCTACGTCGGCGCCAGTGCGGAGGTGATTGCCGAGACCGTGGCGATGCCGATCGAAGACGAGATCAACGGCGTTGACGACCTGCTGTATTTCTCATCGACCTGCGACAATTCCGGCAGTTACTCCTGTTCGGTGACCTTCAAGAGCGGTACGGACACCGACATCGCGATGGTCAATCTGCAGAATGCGGTCAAACGGGCCGAGGCGAAACTGCCGTCGGAAGTGACCAAGACCGGGATCAACGTGATGAAGCGGGGCGGCGACATCCTGGCGATGTTCGCTTTCCTGACCGATGGCACCAGCATGAATTTGATGGAACTGAACAATTATGTCGAATCCAATATCAAGGATGCGGTCAGCCGGATCGAGGGCGTTTCCTCGGCCAGCGTGATGTCCACCCAGGAATATTCGATGCGTATCTGGCTCGAGCCGCTGCGCATGTCCGGTCTCGGAATTTCGACGTCGGACATCGCCCAGGCGGTCGAATCGCAGAATATCCAGGCGGCGGCCGGTTCGATCGGCACCGAGGACAGCAACCACTTCGTCAATTACAAGCTCAACGTCCAGGGCCGGTTGAAAACCGCCGATGAGTTCGAGAACATCATCCTCCGGCATGATGATGACGGCAGCATCGTCCGGCTCCGGGATGTCGCCAAAGTGGAGATCGGCGCCAGTTCCTACTCCGGCAAGAGTATGTTCAACGGCAAGCAGGTGGTCGGGCTCGGCGTCTACCGGACGCCGGAAGCGAATGCGTTGGCTACCGTCGAGCGGGTAAAGGCCGAACTCAATAACTGGGCGAAGCGGTTTCCGGCCGGCGTCAGCTACCAGATCGCTTACGACCCGACGGAGTTCATCACCGTTTCGCTGCAGGAAATTGTCACGACGCTGGTGGTGGCGCTCGGACTGGTGGTGTTGATCACCTGGCTTTTTCTGCAGGATTGGCGGGCGACGCTGATTCCGTCGATCGCCATCCCGGTCGCTTTGATCGGCACCTTTCCGTTCATGTACGCATTGGATTACAGCATCAACGTGCTGACGATGTTCGGTCTGATTCTGGTCATCGGTTCGCTGTGCGACGACGCCATTGTCGTGGTCGAAAATTGTCAGGCGCTGATGGAACGCGAAAAACTTTCCCCGAAGGAGGCCGCCATCAAATGTATGGAGCAGATCACCGGCGCGATCATCGCGACGACGCTGGTGACGGTGGCCTGTTATGTGCCGCTGGCTTTTTACGGCGGTATGGTCGGAGCGATTTACATGCAGTTTGCGGTGACCATGTGCATTGCTCTCTGTCTGTCGACGGTGGTGGCGATGACGTTGAGCCCGGCGCTCTGCGCGATCATGCTGCGCAAACCGGACGGGCATGTGCCGATCATCTTCCGGCCGTTCAACCGGGTGTTGGACGGCAGCCGGAGCGTCTATTCATTTTTCGTCGGTTTCCTGGTGCGGCGGGCGCTGCTGACGATCGTTTCATTTGCCGGAGTGGTCATGGTCATCTGGTTTTTGTTCAACAATATCGACAGTTCATTCCTGCCGAATGAAGACAAAGGCGTGATCATGTGCAACATCGAGCTGCCGAACGGCGCGTCGCTGGCGCGGACCGAAGCGGTGCTCGACGAATTTTCCGACTGCATCAAAGACATCAAAGGCATCAAGTCGGTGATGATGGTTTCCGGCATGAGCATGATGTCCGGTGACGGCGAGAACGTCGCCATGTGCATTTTGCAGTTGGACAACTGGGATCTCCGCCGGACGCCGGAGACGCAATTGGATGCGATTGTCGCAAATGTCCAGGCCGAAACCAGACGGATTGCCGATGCTTCCATCATCTGTTTCACGCCGCCGGCGATCATGGGACTCGGGGTGACCGGCGGCGCCACCTTCAATCTCTGCGCCATCGGCGACGTCAGCGCCGACGCGCTGTCGGTGACGGCGAAAGAGGTGGTCCGGGAACTCTCCGCCCAGCCGGAAACGCTGTACGCGATGACTGCTTACAACGCCGACACGCCGCAATTGTACCTGGACATTGACCGGGAAAAGGCCGAAACGCTTGGTGTCGAGGCCAGTTCGATTTTTTCGACGCTGCAGAGCAAACTCGCTTCGCTGTACATCAACGATTTCACGATGATGAGCCGGAATTACAAGGTGAAAATGCAGTCGACGGCCGAATACCGGAAGACGCTCGACGATATCCGGGAAATTCAAGTCCGGAATGACGAGGGCGAAATGGTGCCGCTCAGTTCGCTCGGCACCCTCCGGTATATGGTCGGGCCGCGGCAGATTACCCGGTTCAACAAGATGAGCAGCGCGGAGCTGAACACCCAGGCGATGCCGGGCGTCAGTTCGCAGAAATTGTTCGAACTGGTTGAAAATACCGAACTGCCGGACAATTATATGGTGGAATGGACCGGGATGAGTTATCAGGAAAAGCAGAACCAGGGACAGATCGTCTATTTGATGATGCTGGCGCTGACCTTCGCCTATCTGTTCCTGGTGGCGCAATATGAGAGCTGGACGATTCCGGTGCCGGTGATGCTGGCGGTGGGGTTTGCCGTGCTCGGGGCGCTGCTCGGTTTGCTGCTGACCGGCGAGACGATGAGCATCTATGCCCAGCTCGGCATGGTTATGCTGATCGGTCTGGCGGCCAAGAACGCCATATTGATGGTCGAATTTTCCAAGCAGGAACGCGAAGCCGGCAAGAGTGTGTTCGAGGCGGCGATGCGCGGCGCCAATCTGCGTTACCGCGCCGTGCTGATGACGGCCTGGAGTTTTCTGTTCGGGGTGTTCCCGCTGGTGATCGCCACCGGAGCCGGTTCGGGCAGCCGCCGCGCCATCGGCATTACGACTTTCTCCGGTATGGCGCTGGCGACCTTGATCGGCATCATATTCACCCCGGCGCTCTACGCGGCGTTTCAGCGCAGCCGCGAATGGCTGAAGTTGAAATTGGGGTGGCAAGCCAAACGATAG